The following nucleotide sequence is from Phocoena sinus isolate mPhoSin1 chromosome 14, mPhoSin1.pri, whole genome shotgun sequence.
TAGTGGGCTATATTTAGGCACTAGCTCTATCACCCAGTAGGAACATCCTTGCCCACCACATGTATGTGTTGATACTCTTGTCTACCTCAACAGGGTCTACTTACTCCCTGGCCTAGCGGAGGCCTGTCCACAGTCCCACAGCCGGGTCTCTCTGCACAAGTACCCAGTGCACAGTGACCCCGCTGGCCTGCTGCTGTCTGCTGACATGCTGGTCTCCAGGCTGGCACAGCTGGCTGCAGGGCTTCAcagaaagcccaggaccaaaggTCACATAACGGCTTGGGCCCAGCCCCACCGCCTCCCTCTCTTCGTGCCTGtggctagctgtgtgactttgggtgagtcacttcaccctctcagcctcagtttccctggtcAAGTGGGAATAACAATCCTGTTGCAAGACTTCTACTGTAAAGCCCTGAGCCCATGGGAGGAAAGGTGCACCCAGGCCAGGGCTCTTTCTTGCTGTTCTGTGTGGGCTTTGGGGCATTCATTTTTTGCTAATATAGAAaaactttcactttaaaaaaaaattttttttagagcagctGTTCTTCAGCTGCTTCCTGCCTGACTCTGGGGTCAGTTTTCCTGCTTCCTCAGTTCTCGGGCTTTTACGCTGAGCTTCAGCTCCCTCTCCACTGTCTGCTGTGGTGACTAGTGGCTGGCAGGGAGATGGCTGTGGAATTCTCACCCCAGCCTCCCTCGCAGATGGGGATTCCAGAGGGGAGCCTTGGGGAGCTTCTCTCAGCAGAGCAGCCAGCAtcacttcctcttcccctttgctTCCCTGGCACTGTGGTTAGAGGCCAAGGCTACTCCTGCCCAGCAGGGGCCACTGCAGGAGGctgcaccctcccctccccagaggccctagccctctgcttctctcctgcaGTGCTGGCCCTGGGAGCTCTTACTGCCTTGCTGCGCAGGCTTAGGCTTTCCCCATGGTCAGGAAGTTGTGGCACAGGAAGGACAACACCTGCAACAGGAAGTGGATCCAGACCCACTGCACTTATCCTGAGTCCCCAGGACTGGGGCCAGGCCCTGCAGGGAGGCAGGCCCTAGCTGGAATTCTGTCCTCCCCTGTAGGGCTCTGCTCAAAGTTTGGCCCTGCCCTTCTGGAGTTCAGCAGGCTGGGTGTGGCTTCACATCTCTCCTTTCCTAAGGCCTTACCTCAGATAATGGTAATCCCTTGTGCTTTCTGTTTGCTGAGCAGTGTCTCTAGCTTTATCATTGCTGATCCCCACCTTTGCCTCCTCCCTAAGGAGGAGATTATGATCGCCAGCACCCCTGTGCTGAGGAAGATTCCAGAGGCCAGAGTGGGAAAGGCTGGCTGTATTCCTGgctctccatccccacctctcCAGCCTTGGGCCTGGGTGAGGGTGCGGCCTCTTTGAGAACTTAGTGAACTGAAGGTATTCCTGGGCTCTCCTGGGGCAGGCCAAGTATGATAGGGCTGTGATATGTGGGGGCTGGCTCCAGCTGAGCTTGGCCCTAGGGGAGCCTAAAGGGTCTGTGGCTCTGGGCCTCCCTTTGCCAAAGCCTGCCCAGACCGAGCGGCTTCCTTCAGGAGACCCTTGTCCCACAGCAGCAGGAAACTGTTCGTGGAGTCTGGGGCAGTTTCCTTctgctcccttcctctccccacttggCAGGCAGTCCCAGAAGCTCAACTTGGCTCCTATGACCAGCCACTCTGCTCTTCCCCTACTGCCCTCAGCCTGTCTGCCTGTCTCCTTCCTGGTTCTTGACTCTCTCTGACCCTTGGAAAGTTTTGCCTTGTTTGTGCTGGTCATCAGGAAGCCCGGGCCTTCTGTGCTCCCTCCTCTGAGAGCTTCCAATGGGACTCTTTGAGGGGGTTTCCAGGTGAGGGGAAGTTAGGTGCGAGCCTGAGGCCCAGGGCTTCTGTGTCAGGCATCCTTCTGGGATTGGAGGGGTGGAGATGAAgccatcatttattgaatacagACTGTGTCAGGCTAGGCATGTCCCCCCTGCCACCACCCCACTTCTAATAGAATCCTAGTTGTTATCATTTTGATCTTACTGTTGATGAGAAGTGATTGGCTAAGGTCAGCGCTGTGAGTAGTGGGGAAGGCCTGTGCCATTTTATTTAGCAAGGGTTGGAATCAGGACTTGTACCCAGGCCAGCTGCGTCGGCCGCGGTCTGGTAATCCTGGGAACTTAGGGTCAGGGAGAGCAGAAGAGAGGGGATTCTTGACCAAACAAAGAGGGAGCCATTTTTATCAGCTCCCATCTTCCTTCTGAATTCTGCTGAGGTCTTTTCTCTAGGCCGGATGTGTCCTGCCACATAGCTGCTTAAACAAACACTCCCATGAAAGTGCCCAGGCCATGTGTCTGGGCACATTCTGGGTCATCTCGTGAGCTGCTCACCCTGTGGCTGAGCTGTGTTCCACATTGTGCGGATCCCTTCCTGGTGACATCCCATGGGGATCCTCTAACTTGTATGGTTCCATTTTGATTCAGTAAATGGTGATGGGGATTCATAATCCTGTGGTAGACTTCAAGAATACCTGTGTtgagcacttccctggtggtccagtggttaggactccgcactctcactgctgagggcccgggttcaatccctggtagtcgggaaactaagatcccacaagccacacagcgtggtcaaaaaataaaaagaatacctgTGTTATCACTGGACCAGGGAACACGGGGACTCTGCCATCACCTGGTGGCAGCATATCTGATTGCAGTGTTGTAGCAACAGGGGAGAAgtcctcttttctccccttttcgGCTCTTGCTGACATGCTCACTGAAGGCCTGACAAGCACCAGCAGAAGGGGTGGGCTAGCACACAGCCTCTGGGGGAGCAGCCCAGTGGGATGCATAGGCACAGCCCTTGTTTTGACTTTCAGATCCGTCTGCGGTGCCAGAAGGGCATCCCACCTTCTTTGCGGGGCCGTGCTTGGCAATACCTGTCAGGAGGCAAGGTGAAGCTGCAACAGAACCCTGGAAAGTTTGACGTGAGTTGCTCTTCCTTCACCCTGTCCTCCCATCCTCATCTCTTGACTTCCTTTGCGTGGCAGTGATCCTCTGTGTGCTCACCTGGACCTCAGCAGTATGAGTGATTGATGAGATCACTTGTCAAGAGCCTGACTGCCAGGCCTGGTCAGTCTGTGACTCCTGGGGGTACTGCTCATCTGAGGTTCCAGCCCTGAGAAGGCCTCAGTGGGATGGACAGATTTGAAGCCCCCCACTTCCAGCTCTTCCTCTTGACAACCGCCCAGGTTTGCTCTCTTGGACTCAGTGGGCCACCTCCCAGACTGCCTTGGGCCCTGTGCTCTGGGCCTTTGGGGGCCTGCCCAGCAGGGCCACAGAACCCTAACACCTCTTGGCCTCCCATCCTCTACTCTTTCTCCTGCCTTGTCCAAGCCAGCTAGACATGGTTCACCTGTGTTGCTTATGGGCTTGTCTGCACTAGGGATGGCAGAGCCAAACCAGTATCCTTATAGTTTAGAAGCCAGTCAGGGTCAGAGAGGTTACCCTCTGAAGCCATGCcttcccctcctgctgccccctgGCTCCATGATTGCCAGTGTGAAGAATACCCCCGCCATTCATGGGGCTTCTTGGGGCCCACGTGGGCTGGGCAGCTCCTCTAGCCTGCTCCTCTAGGGAACTAGGGGAGTCAGTTGGCTTCCCTGGGGTTGCCCCGGCTCACCTGCCAGACTTGGCCCCAGGCATCAGGGTATCTCCCAGCTCTTGGAGCTGGTAACAGGCAATGAGACAGAGCTGCCAGCCACCAGCTCTTTGTTGACATGCTTCATGCTTCAGTGAACACGCCTGTGCCGCCAAACCTGTTCCTTGAGAAGAGTAGGCAGGGCAGCCTAGAGTTTCTGCCGTTGACCTGGAGGAGGTGAAAGCTGTTTGCTGGCAGCACTTGGCCCCGGGGGATCAGGGCTTGGTGGAGTGTCTGGCCGGGGTCAGACCTGAATCAGGGCGATTGGACTGTCCCACAGAGCACCAATATTTTGCCCCACTCAGGTGGCCTCTGGACTCCAGGGTCTTCCATCTCTTCCATTTCAGGGGGCTGCATTCTGGGCAGAGTGGGAGGTTCAGGGGTGGGAGTCTCACCTCAAGCCCATAGCTTACCTTTGGCTGCCAGAGCACAGGCATGAGAGCCAAGACTTGGGTGGCCCAGTCAGCCTCCTGGTTCCACAGTTAGCAGACATGAACGCATCCTGTGTGAGCAGCGGAGCACGGAGTTCTATGTGCTTTACATGTCTGGGGAGTGGTACGTCCAGAGAGGAATTGACCACCTCTGTGGGGTCTTGAAGGTTGCTTGTGGGAGGAGGTAGATTTGCCAAGAAAGGCCTTTAAGATGCTCTGAAGCTGAGTGGTGGGTCCCCAAAGCAGTCCTGGGGGCCAGAACAGTGGTTTGTGAACACACCTGGAAGGACTTTGCCTGGGGGTGAGGTAGAGGAAGTGGACGGGGATGAGAagctccctctggctgctgtgggcACAAGAGCGCAGAGGCAAGGGTGCAGTGATGGGGCTGGTGGTGGCAGCATATCCTGCTCCTGTGCTCCCCCACAGACCCAGGCAGCTGACCCCAACCTCAGCTGTCAGGGAAGGTTCCTCAGCCCCTGGTGGCTCCTTCTTCTCAGCATTTGctacttcttcctccttccttagGCAGAGCAGGACCTTCCAGCCTTTTTCTTACTTGGTTTTCTTCTCTGGCTTCACTTCATGATGGCGCCAGCGCCTGTAGGCTCCCTGGGGGCTGCGGTAGCTGCATCATCCCCAGTGGCCCACACCTGCCTTTGATTCCCAGTACCCTTTCTCCCTGCAGGCCCTTCAGCTACACCTTTTCCTTTCTCACCTACCCCTGTGTGGCCGAGTGCCTTGGTCTGGTGAGGTAGCCGGTGAGCATATCCTAGCAACTGACCTTTTGGGTTCCCAGGTCCCCACCTCACTGGAACCTTCAGGAGAACTTGTGGGACTCTCCTCTCCCTCCGACAAAAGCAAACCTGCATCGTACTCAGACAGTATCCAGCCCTGGGCCTGACCTGCAGGGTGCATAGGACACACACAGGCCCCCATCTTGAGGGTGTGCGGGGCTCTACAGGTTGCATGTCCACCTCTTCAGCCATGTGCCTGCTCCAGGGCCCTCCGTGGAAGCGcctggcccctccctccaccctccagcctccagcactgCGTCAGCTTTTTCTCTCAGTACTTATTCTCTCATGTCAAGTTACCTGGCACCCGAGGGTCCATATTTCAATGCTGGGACACCCCCACTGAGGGGGTACAAAAGGCAAAAGGGACTTATATGAAGTCACCTGCTGGGCAGGTACCTGGGTCTACACCCATCCATGTGTTTGCTGAGGACCCAGCCTTCCTCCTGGGGGCCTCTCCTGACACTTCCCAGCATGGCAGGCTATGAGTACTTTGTCTGCTTCTCTGGTCAGCCCTCTAGGTTTCCTTCccgttgatttttttctttctttggttaaaGTTGAGGTATGAACTTACGTAAagtaaaatgcacagatcttgaCCATGCAGTTCAGAGTTTGGACAAATAATAAATACCCATGTAACCAACAAGcaagtcaagatatagaacatttcaaaTGACCAAGTAGTGACTGTTTTGTGTGTCGtagctttgtttttataaatggaaCTCATGCTAAAATGCTCACGGAAGttcaaagaaaagagtaaaagttTGTTGAAACCCCAGCACCCAGAGATAGCTCCAAGGCTAATGGTTTGACAGGTGTCATTACAGTGCTCAGTGCAgcagggcacacacacacaccccttcctgAATATGTGGCACCACTTGTACAGGGAGATGGGCAGCAGAGGAGTTGGGATTGACAGCTCTGAGTCAACCTGGCTTCCAGGCCCAGCAACACCGTTTTTCTAACCACGAGGCATTGGGCAAGTAGCTTTTctttgatcctcagtttcctcatctgtgaacaGTGTAATGATAGGACCTGCCTTTTGGGGGTTGAGGAGGACAGTCAGTGAGGCCCACAGGTGCCGTCTTAAACTGTGCTCCGAGTGGTGCTTCCAGGTGGTAGCCATTACTTTGATAGTCGCCTTCCATCTTTAGGGTGTAACATAAGGTGTCTGAGTCCTGAATGAAATGCCTAGAGGTTATTTCAAGCCACAGCTGTGATGGACACTCTTACCCACACTGGTCTTCCTGGAGCCTGGATCACCTATCAGGGTTTCCAGGACTCTGCTCTGCTTGTCTCTGCCCCTGCCCAAGCTTTCTGTCTGACCTGTCCTCGGGAAGGCCCAGTCTCTGATGGGATCGGGTGGACATTTTCCCTGGTGGTGGGTGCTCCTCCAAAACCTGGGACAGTTGTATCCTCCTAGCCATCCCTAACTCCTAAGAGATGCTCTTGACCTTGCTTCCAGGAGCTGGACATGTCCCCCGGGGACCCCAAGTGGCTGGATGTGATTGAGCGTGACCTGCACCGGCAGTTCCCTTTCCACGAGATGTTTGTGTCCCGGGGGGGCCATGGGTGAGCAGGCTGGGCCTTGTGGGCTGGAGGTGGCTCTTCGCCCTTTCCCTCAAAGGGAGAGAGGAGGTAAAATGAGTTTGAGGGTATCTTGGGGTCCCAGGAGTTGGGGGCCCCAAACTACACTGTTAGTTTCCCCTCTTTGGTTTGAGTCTGATGGGTCCTCTTAGTTTCTCCTCTTACGTCTGGGGCAACTTCATCATTTACTCCCCAGAGTGCTAGGGCTTGCCTGGCCTGGCCTTCTTCTGGAAACAGGTTTTGGTGGGGAGAAAGAAGGATAGAGAGAGTTGGGTGGGCAGAGGGTATGTAGGAGAGGAGAGATATGGCAGGCCAGGCCCTGGGACCAAGACAGACACCTGGAACAAAGCTGGCCTGGCTCAGAGGCCACAGCTGCTGAGTGAGGGGCTCACACTTCCAACCCAGACACATCCTTACCCTGTATCTGGCATCTTGCCCTGGCCCtgacccctgctttctttttgaGCCGCTGCCTTCACCTGTCAAATGGGGGAGGTGAGAGTCGATGTGCTACAGTGGGAGACTGACCCCTTGGTGACCACAGTCAGGTCACATCCCTCTCCAGGGAAGTGCAATTCTGAGACAGGTCCGATCTGGTGGGGCACAGGTGAGGGTAGTGGGTGGCAGAGTCACACCTGTCATTCCTGCCCCGCTTGGCCTCTCCACAGCCAGCAGGACCTATTCCGTGTGCTGAAGGCCTACACACTGTACCGACCTGAGGAGGGCTACTGCCAGGCCCAGGCGCCCATTGCCGCCGTCCTGCTCATGCACATGCCTGCTGAGGTACCACCAGGCCTCGGGCGGGCGAGCGGCTGGCGGGCAGGGAACAGCCAGCAGCAAGGCCTCACGTCTCTTTTGCCCACAGCAAGCCTTCTGGTGCCTGGTGCAGATCTGTGAGAAGTACCTGCCCGGCTACTACAGTGAGAAACTGGTGAGTACTTGCTGGGCCTGGGCCCTGGCCTCAGACCCGCCCCAGCCTGGGTGCCCTTTGTCTAGGCCTTAACTCTCTAAGCCATTCCCGTCCCCGCTTAAGTCCTTCCCAGCCTTCTGTTGCTTTCAGGCTGAAGTCCCAAGGCCTGCCAGGGTCAGGGCTCCCAGGCTCCAGCCTCATCAGTCCCACACTCCCTCCAGCCGCAAGGCTGTTGCAGGATCGCTGTTCCTCCAGTGCACCGAGTTCCTCCCTGCCTCGGCCTTGTCATAGGCTTAAAcctctgctcctttccttccACTTCTAACTCTACTTTTCCCTCAGCTTTCAGCCCTCCGGAGCTGTCCTTGACTCTGACAGGTGGCACCTCCGGCACACGCTCCCCCAGTGTTCCTGTTCCCGCCATGTTCTGGTCACttagccccctccctctcccctccctctggtcTCATTGCTTCTGTAATTCATGTCTGTCTGGCCCTCTGCACGACATGCCCCATGAGGGGGACTTAGCTGTGTCTGGTTTGCTCATTGTTGTATCCCAGCACCCAGCATGAGCTTGACACCCTGCAACATTAGCCGCCTGAGGAACGAATGGATGCCTGCGTGGAGCTGGGGCCGGGCGTAGTTCCTGCCCTGGCTGCTGTGGGCCCATGGTTATGGCGCTGTGGCTTCACTGTCCCCCCAGGAGGCCATCCAGCTGGATGGGGAGATCCTCTTCTCGCTGCTACAGAAGGTGTCTCCCGTGGCCCACAAGCACCTCAGCCAGCAGAAGATCGACCCGCTGCTCTACATGACAGAGTGGTTCATGTGTGCCTTCTCGCGCACCTTGCCCTGGAGCTCCGTGCTGCGTGTCTGGGACATGTTTTTCTGCGAAGGTACCGGGCTGGGCTCAGGGGAGCACCcttgcccccagcccagcccacagggGGCCTCTATTTCCAGAGAAACTCTCTAAAGGACCCCTTGCACTCACTGCCCGCTTCCCCCATGCAGGAGTCAAGATCATCTTCCGGGTGGGGTTGGTGCTGCTGAAGCACGCACTGGGCTCCCCCGAGAAGCTCAAAGCCTGCCAAGGCCAGTACGAGACCATCGAGCGGTTGCGGAGTCTCAGCCCCAAGATCATGCAGGAGGCCTTCCTGGTCCAGGAGGTACAGCCCACACCTTCCCCTCACCACCGGGAGACTTGAGGGCCCTTTGGCGGGGGGCCTGGTAGCTCTCTACCCCTGAGGCCTTGTGCTCAGCAGCCCAGAGCAGTGTGGACAGGCCCCATTCTTCTGTCTGAACAAGAAGAGGGGGAACAGGCCTAGGTTCTAGGGAATAAAAGTAGGTGCAACCCACCACCCACATCCTCCCTGGCCCTACAACCACGGCCttggctttcttttcttatttttgtggaccatttttaaagtctttattgaatttgttacaatattgcttctgttttatgttttggttttttggccccgaggcatgtgggatctagcttcccgaccagggatcggaccctcaccccctgcactggaaggcaaagtttTAACCACTGACCACCACCAAAGTcccagactttttttctttcttttgtgaatttttgtCTCTGGGGCTGTAATGAGGTGACACATATTTAGGCAAGTGGACTCATGAGCTTTCTCCTCTGAGGCAGTGGGTCTCAAGTGCCTGGCTCACCTGGCACTCACTTCTGGGACTTGTGACCACCACAGGGTCCAGACCCGCCACCCTTCCTGTGGTCAGCCTTTAGTGACCAGGGCTGGGAGAGCTGAGGAAGATCAGGGGCCCAGGCTGGGAGGCAGAAAGGGAAGGTTCTTCCTGGTGCCCACCCGCCTGTCACTGCCCCCACAGGTGGTAGAGTTGCCAGTGACAGAGCGTCAGATAGAGCGTGAGCACCTCATCCAGCTGCGGCGCTGGCAGGATACCCGGGGTGAGTTGCAGTGCCACTCTCCACCCAGGCTGCACGGTGCCAAAGCCATCCTGGAGGCAGAGCCAGGCCCGTGGCCCACCCTGCAACCTTCACCGTCCATCCGCCTGCCCCCAGATGCCCCCCTCCCTGGTTCCAAAGGCAAGTACAAGCCGCCCAAGCAGGTCCAGAAGGAGCAACGGAAGCAGGTGAAGGCGAGTGGGCAGCGGGACAAGCCCCCGACCCCAAGTCAAGCCAAGGTGGCAGCTGCTGCGGGAGATGCATGTCCCCCACGGGATGTGCCCCCAAAGGACCTGGTCCACCAGGACCCCCAAGACTCAGCTCCCCAGGACTCAGCCTACCACTGCTCCCAGGAGAGCCTGACATCCCAGGAGAGTGAGGACACCTACTTGTAACCCTGGCAGCTCAGGCCCCTGGGCTGGGGTCTCCACACACCTACACGGTTCACGGACTGACACTCCAGGGCTTGCCCACTCTCTGAGGGCCTGGCTGCCTGGCCCCTGGGTGGCAGAGAGTCTAGCTGGCCCAGCACAGATTCTGCCTGAgcctccttatttattttctccagaGTGGAGCTCGGGCCGGCCCAGCTGGGGCAGGCAGAAGTGAGGGCCGATGGGTGGGGCCTCACTCAGCACCCACCTCCTGAGGGGATGCTCCCCAGGGCTAGGGCACTGACgtgaggggaaagggaggggaaaagggtggGGTGCTCTTTGTGTAAAATAGAAACATGGTTTTGTACAGAAATAAACAACGCTTGTATAGAGAGCTGCTGTGCAGCTAGGGACTGGGAAGGGGGTGCCAACCCTGGTGCTCAGCATCTCTTCTGCACACCCTCCAGAGCCCCCCATCCTGGTCACAGCCCAGCACTAGAACCTCTCTGAGAAGTACCTTTGCCAGAGGAGATGCCAGGTCTAGGGCCAGCCCCTGTTCCTGGCCCCTGTACCCCTTACTCCATCCCCTCTGCCCCATGGCCACCATCTGCCATGGATGAGGGAGGGTCACCAGTGCTGGGGCAAAGCAGGGCCTGCTCCCAGGCTTTGATGCCTACCCATCACAGAAGGGGAGGGGCTCCTTAAGGAGGTTCTTCCAGGGTCTTCCTCCTCCAAGGGCTGGCCTGGATGCCACTTCGGGCCCCAGTAAGGTACTTGAGTGCTCATTCTGGGTCAGGTGCTGGTGCCAAGGGTGGGTGATCATGAATGCCCTCACATGCTCAGCCCAGGCCTCCATCAAAGTTAGAGGGGTGCGGAGTGAAATCTCGATCTGTGATAAAAGGTCGcctgccatttactgagcacttataaTATGCCTGGCTGCACTGGTTGTGTCACGTGTTTGATCAGGTAGGctttattattatccccattttacagatgaggaaacagaggagcTGAGTGGGAAAGATGAAGCTGATCCAGATTTGTACCCAGAGCCCCTCACTACCTCTCCTGACTAGGGTGACCGGACTCTGCCATCGAGGACCCATGCAGGCACTATGGTCACAACTGATGACCAGCAAGGGCGAGGACAGGGTGTCCCTGGGAGAGGCCCCCCTTCTGCTGAGGAAGCAGCTTTTCCAGTCAAACAATAGTGGCTGTTCCTGGCAGGCCACCAAGCTGGGCCAggccatgggggaggggggagagagaggagtagAGCCTCCCTGGGAGCTTTTAGGCATCGCAgggcctctgcctggaacatcttgttcTGGTACAGCTGGGGATACTGAGGCCTGAGGAGGTCAAGGGTCGCATGAACCTGTCAGAGCAAGCGATCCACATCCTACCTCCTACCCCTCACCCCTGTGGCTCCCTACCCCATCTGCACCTGCCATCAACGAGATGAGGGCCTCAGCCTTAGAGgacactcccctccccctggccCTCCAGGGGACTGGCCAGGATGTGGTGGCTTCAGTGTTCCACTGGGATCCACCATGCCGGAGAGTCCAGCGGGAAAGGTGCTGCCCCACTTGCATTCGCCTACAGTAGAGGCCCCTGAGCAGGCAGGAGGCCTGCTCAGGCCTGCTGGATCCCAGTCAGACCTGAGGCCTGCTTTAACCTGTTTGGTTCAAAGCCTCGCATCTGAGGCCTGCAGACGCTCGGGCCAGACAAGGGCCCCTGGAGCGTGTTCCGTCCTGCTAGGAGCCAGCCTAGGTGTGCTGGTGCCTGCTCAGCACTGGGGTTTTCGTAGACCTGAGGAGGCCAGCCCTAATGTTGAAATGAGCCCAAGTTGGCACTAACAAGCCTCAGATCTGGGGTGTCTGCCAGTGCTGGGGGGGGCCTGCTTGGGCATGAAGCAAGTTTAGATGTGCTCAGGCCACGTAAGTTCTGCTAATGACTGCAGGCTTAAGTCTCTGCTGAGAGCTGAGTACCCAGTGAGCCCCAGATGCATGGCCCTGTTCCCCCAAAGTTTGAGTTTTGGGCAAGTGTTAGGCCTGGCCACCCTCAGCTCCCTACCCCACAGCATGCTGCTCAGAGGTGGCTGGAGCCCTCCCTTTTCTGAAAGTTGGGTGAGAGGAACAGATGTGGGGGCCACCAAGTCCAGGTTAGGTTTCACCTTGTCAGTCCACTGACAGGGTTCACAAAGCACGGAGGGGTACGTATCAACACCAGTCCTGGACAGCCCTTCCTGGGGGTCTTTTGTCTCCACCACCCCAGCCAGCTCTGGTGGCCCTGCACCATGCTGAGCCatgagaggaaggagggggaaagatGCCAGGACACTGTTGGCTGAGAACCACAGGGTCGCCTGGGCTGCACAGTGGACCCCACCCCTCCGTGTTCCACGGATTTGGGGGCAGCGTTctgtcccagcccagccccggtTCGTCTTGTGGCCCTCCAGGGCTCAGTGAAATTAATCATAAGATGCGGGCCCAAGGACAGAAACGACCCCAAGCATCCGCTGGCTCCGGACCCCAGCGCAGCAGGCGTCCAACGGAAAGGGCGGAGCCCGGCGAGGGGGCGAGGCACGGGCTGGGCCTAGAGCACTCGACGCGGGTGGGGTCAGAGGGTGATTCCCGAGCCACTGACGAGGGGGAGGAGGCAGCAGGGGCGGAGTTCGGCGGGCTGGAAGGAGAGGAGTGTGGCTCCGGCGTTAGAAGGAGGCGTGGCCACCCTGGATTGGCCGCCCGTCCCGCACGGCGTGGCCGTCAGGGAGCTGGCGTAGGTGGCGGCGTGGACTCGGCCGCCCACCGGCTCCTTTAAGCCCACCGGCACCGCCCCCACCGACCCGCCCCCAGCACGGCCTGGGCCAGGTTGGCAGCGGGGTCGGCTCCGTGCGGGCAGCGATGGAGCTGCACATCCTAGAGCACCGGGTGCGGGTGCTGAGCCTCGCCCGCCCCGGTCTCTGGCTCTACACCCACCCGCTCATCAAGCTGCTCTTCCTGCCCCGCCGAAGCCGGTGCGCGCCCGGGTTCGGGGCACATATGGGGGTGGGCTCCACTGTCGCTTTGGGACGGGGTCGGGAGATTAGGACCGCCGCGGG
It contains:
- the TBC1D10A gene encoding TBC1 domain family member 10A isoform X3 encodes the protein MAKSHGENGPRAPAAGGHLSGTRESLAPGPDAATADELSSLGSDSEANGFAERRIDKFGFIVGSQGAEGALEEVPLEVLRQRESKWLDMLNNWDKWMAKKHKKIRLRCQKGIPPSLRGRAWQYLSGGKVKLQQNPGKFDELDMSPGDPKWLDVIERDLHRQFPFHEMFVSRGGHGQQDLFRVLKAYTLYRPEEGYCQAQAPIAAVLLMHMPAEQAFWCLVQICEKYLPGYYSEKLEAIQLDGEILFSLLQKVSPVAHKHLSQQKIDPLLYMTEWFMCAFSRTLPWSSVLRVWDMFFCEGVKIIFRVGLVLLKHALGSPEKLKACQGQYETIERLRSLSPKIMQEAFLVQEAARCQSHPGGRARPVAHPATFTVHPPAPRCPPPWFQRQVQAAQAGPEGATEAGEGEWAAGQAPDPKSSQGGSCCGRCMSPTGCAPKGPGPPGPPRLSSPGLSLPLLPGEPDIPGE
- the TBC1D10A gene encoding TBC1 domain family member 10A isoform X1, whose amino-acid sequence is MAKSHGENGPRAPAAGGHLSGTRESLAPGPDAATADELSSLGSDSEANGFAERRIDKFGFIVGSQGAEGALEEVPLEVLRQRESKWLDMLNNWDKWMAKKHKKIRLRCQKGIPPSLRGRAWQYLSGGKVKLQQNPGKFDELDMSPGDPKWLDVIERDLHRQFPFHEMFVSRGGHGQQDLFRVLKAYTLYRPEEGYCQAQAPIAAVLLMHMPAEQAFWCLVQICEKYLPGYYSEKLEAIQLDGEILFSLLQKVSPVAHKHLSQQKIDPLLYMTEWFMCAFSRTLPWSSVLRVWDMFFCEGVKIIFRVGLVLLKHALGSPEKLKACQGQYETIERLRSLSPKIMQEAFLVQEVVELPVTERQIEREHLIQLRRWQDTRGELQCHSPPRLHGAKAILEAEPGPWPTLQPSPSIRLPPDAPLPGSKGKYKPPKQVQKEQRKQVKASGQRDKPPTPSQAKVAAAAGDACPPRDVPPKDLVHQDPQDSAPQDSAYHCSQESLTSQESEDTYL
- the TBC1D10A gene encoding TBC1 domain family member 10A isoform X5, encoding MLNNWDKWMAKKHKKIRLRCQKGIPPSLRGRAWQYLSGGKVKLQQNPGKFDELDMSPGDPKWLDVIERDLHRQFPFHEMFVSRGGHGQQDLFRVLKAYTLYRPEEGYCQAQAPIAAVLLMHMPAEQAFWCLVQICEKYLPGYYSEKLEAIQLDGEILFSLLQKVSPVAHKHLSQQKIDPLLYMTEWFMCAFSRTLPWSSVLRVWDMFFCEGVKIIFRVGLVLLKHALGSPEKLKACQGQYETIERLRSLSPKIMQEAFLVQEVVELPVTERQIEREHLIQLRRWQDTRGELQCHSPPRLHGAKAILEAEPGPWPTLQPSPSIRLPPDAPLPGSKGKYKPPKQVQKEQRKQVKASGQRDKPPTPSQAKVAAAAGDACPPRDVPPKDLVHQDPQDSAPQDSAYHCSQESLTSQESEDTYL
- the TBC1D10A gene encoding TBC1 domain family member 10A isoform X4; the protein is MAKSHGENGPRAPAAGGHLSGTRESLAPGPDAATADELSSLGSDSEANGFAERRIDKFGFIVGSQGAEGALEEVPLEVLRQRESKWLDMLNNWDKWMAKKHKKIRLRCQKGIPPSLRGRAWQYLSGGKVKLQQNPGKFDQAFWCLVQICEKYLPGYYSEKLEAIQLDGEILFSLLQKVSPVAHKHLSQQKIDPLLYMTEWFMCAFSRTLPWSSVLRVWDMFFCEGVKIIFRVGLVLLKHALGSPEKLKACQGQYETIERLRSLSPKIMQEAFLVQEVVELPVTERQIEREHLIQLRRWQDTRGELQCHSPPRLHGAKAILEAEPGPWPTLQPSPSIRLPPDAPLPGSKGKYKPPKQVQKEQRKQVKASGQRDKPPTPSQAKVAAAAGDACPPRDVPPKDLVHQDPQDSAPQDSAYHCSQESLTSQESEDTYL
- the TBC1D10A gene encoding TBC1 domain family member 10A isoform X2, with the protein product MAKSHGENGPRAPAAGGHLSGTRESLAPGPDAATADELSSLGSDSEANGFAERRIDKFGFIVGSQGAEGALEEVPLEVLRQRESKWLDMLNNWDKWMAKKHKKELDMSPGDPKWLDVIERDLHRQFPFHEMFVSRGGHGQQDLFRVLKAYTLYRPEEGYCQAQAPIAAVLLMHMPAEQAFWCLVQICEKYLPGYYSEKLEAIQLDGEILFSLLQKVSPVAHKHLSQQKIDPLLYMTEWFMCAFSRTLPWSSVLRVWDMFFCEGVKIIFRVGLVLLKHALGSPEKLKACQGQYETIERLRSLSPKIMQEAFLVQEVVELPVTERQIEREHLIQLRRWQDTRGELQCHSPPRLHGAKAILEAEPGPWPTLQPSPSIRLPPDAPLPGSKGKYKPPKQVQKEQRKQVKASGQRDKPPTPSQAKVAAAAGDACPPRDVPPKDLVHQDPQDSAPQDSAYHCSQESLTSQESEDTYL